The following proteins come from a genomic window of Micromonospora echinofusca:
- a CDS encoding glycosyltransferase family 4 protein — protein MRVGILSYHFPPEPAFIPGSLAEELAVRGHEVKVLTGFPDYPGGHVYPGWRQRWRHETRSERLTVRRVPRYSAGDGSVRTRMAGHLSFAGSATLTGRSFLADVDALYVHLPPANAFAAAALLRVLGRMPTVVHVQDVWAEDEPLGAENGRWAARIAAAMTRAYRAADRVAVAAPSLRGRVVAAGADPARVRVVLNWTDERIFQPARPSRAARRLVRRDERCVVMHAGTIGARQGLETAVRAAAALDHTVDLVLVGSGADERRVRGLAAELRAENVRFVERRSPPDMPDLYAAADYQLVMLRDLPELRSTLPAKLQAAFSCAAPVVASAGGDTAEMVERARAGLSCPPEDWASLADRFWLAATIPPPARTDMGRRGREAYLREMSMSAGVDRIERLLYEAAAGRAGVR, from the coding sequence GTGAGGGTCGGGATCCTGTCGTACCACTTCCCGCCCGAGCCGGCGTTCATCCCGGGCAGTCTCGCCGAGGAGCTCGCCGTGCGGGGGCACGAGGTGAAGGTGCTCACCGGCTTCCCCGACTATCCCGGCGGCCACGTCTATCCGGGCTGGCGGCAGCGCTGGCGGCACGAGACCCGCAGCGAGCGGTTGACCGTACGGCGGGTGCCGCGCTACTCGGCGGGCGACGGCTCGGTGCGCACCCGGATGGCCGGGCACCTGTCGTTCGCCGGCAGCGCGACGCTGACCGGGCGGTCGTTCCTGGCCGACGTCGACGCCCTCTACGTGCACCTGCCGCCGGCGAACGCCTTCGCGGCGGCGGCTCTGCTGCGGGTGCTGGGCCGGATGCCGACCGTCGTGCACGTGCAGGACGTCTGGGCGGAGGACGAGCCCCTCGGGGCCGAGAACGGGCGGTGGGCCGCACGGATCGCCGCCGCGATGACGCGCGCCTACCGGGCCGCCGACCGGGTCGCGGTCGCCGCGCCGTCGCTGCGTGGCCGGGTGGTCGCGGCGGGCGCGGACCCGGCCCGGGTGCGGGTGGTGCTCAACTGGACCGACGAGCGGATCTTCCAACCCGCGCGGCCCAGCCGGGCGGCCCGCAGGCTGGTGCGGCGCGACGAGCGCTGCGTGGTGATGCACGCCGGCACGATCGGTGCCCGGCAGGGACTGGAGACCGCGGTGCGGGCGGCGGCGGCGCTGGACCACACCGTGGACCTCGTCCTGGTGGGATCGGGCGCGGACGAGCGGCGGGTGCGGGGGCTCGCCGCCGAACTGCGCGCCGAGAACGTGCGCTTCGTCGAGCGGCGGTCGCCGCCGGACATGCCGGACCTGTACGCCGCCGCCGACTACCAGCTCGTCATGCTGCGGGACCTGCCCGAGCTGCGCAGCACCCTGCCGGCGAAGCTCCAGGCGGCGTTCTCCTGCGCCGCGCCGGTGGTGGCCTCCGCCGGCGGCGACACCGCCGAGATGGTGGAGCGGGCCCGGGCGGGGCTCTCCTGCCCGCCGGAGGACTGGGCGAGCCTGGCCGACCGGTTCTGGCTTGCCGCGACCATCCCGCCCCCCGCCCGCACCGACATGGGCCGGCGCGGCCGCGAGGCGTACCTGCGCGAGATGTCGATGTCGGCGGGCGTGGACCGGATCGAACGGCTGCTGTACGAGGCGGCCGCCGGACGCGCCGGCGTGCGGTGA
- a CDS encoding arsenate reductase/protein-tyrosine-phosphatase family protein, with the protein MVDRVLFVCHANLCRSPMAEYIARHLLAGRAVTVASAGTDAVDDLPMHPYAADLAAETGGDPTDFRSRRLRPEHLVGATLVLAATRRQRSVCTALAPAALHRTFTVRQFGRLAAAADPTTAPAGAPLRAAVEAAARARGRLQPATPDADDLRDPIGGTVADFRRCAEEIERSMRPLAALIGTAG; encoded by the coding sequence ATGGTCGACCGGGTGCTGTTCGTCTGCCACGCCAACCTGTGCCGCTCACCGATGGCCGAGTACATCGCCCGCCATCTGCTGGCCGGGCGGGCGGTCACGGTCGCCAGCGCCGGCACCGACGCCGTCGACGACCTGCCGATGCACCCGTACGCGGCGGACCTGGCGGCGGAGACCGGCGGGGACCCGACCGACTTCCGCAGCCGGCGGCTGCGCCCGGAGCACCTGGTCGGGGCGACGCTGGTGCTCGCGGCGACGCGCCGCCAGCGCTCGGTGTGCACCGCGCTCGCGCCGGCCGCGCTGCACCGGACGTTCACCGTCCGGCAGTTCGGCCGGCTGGCCGCCGCCGCCGACCCGACGACGGCTCCGGCCGGCGCTCCCCTGCGGGCGGCGGTCGAGGCGGCCGCCCGCGCCCGGGGGCGGCTGCAACCCGCCACCCCCGACGCCGACGATCTGCGGGACCCCATCGGCGGGACCGTCGCCGACTTCCGGCGCTGCGCGGAGGAGATCGAACGGTCGATGCGACCCCTCGCGGCGCTCATCGGGACAGCCGGGTGA